Proteins co-encoded in one Xanthomonas campestris pv. badrii genomic window:
- a CDS encoding SMP-30/gluconolactonase/LRE family protein yields MQAHCRVRAPGPAQPTHCAPPRAHDAALATRLGDARLSTLYDQATWSEGPAWWEAQRTLVWSDVVGRRVLGWREDGAVDVLLDATAFTNGNAVDAQQRLVHCEHGRRAITRSDAHGRAHLLVGRFEGKRLNSPNDLTVARDGALWFTDPPFGLLKPSQGCPGEQELDFHGVYRLPPDGGPLQCLARLDHPNGLAFSPDERVLYISQTPEHGPGTAEITAFDWHDGALHDPRRFAVVPEGIADGFCVDDQGWLWSSSATGICIFDAAGRLLGQVPTPQTASNCTFDPPQQRLFITGGSSLWMLQLQGK; encoded by the coding sequence ATGCAGGCGCACTGCCGCGTGCGTGCACCTGGCCCGGCGCAGCCAACGCACTGCGCACCGCCACGCGCGCACGATGCGGCACTGGCCACGCGCCTGGGCGATGCACGGCTGTCCACCTTGTACGACCAGGCCACCTGGTCCGAAGGCCCGGCCTGGTGGGAAGCGCAACGCACCCTGGTCTGGAGCGATGTCGTCGGCCGCCGCGTGCTGGGCTGGCGCGAAGACGGCGCAGTGGACGTGTTGCTGGATGCCACCGCCTTCACCAACGGCAATGCCGTGGATGCGCAGCAGCGGCTGGTGCATTGCGAACATGGGCGCCGCGCGATCACCCGCAGCGATGCGCACGGCCGCGCGCATCTGCTGGTGGGCCGTTTCGAGGGCAAGCGGCTCAATTCGCCGAACGACCTGACCGTGGCGCGCGACGGCGCGCTCTGGTTCACCGACCCACCGTTCGGCCTGCTCAAGCCCAGCCAGGGCTGTCCTGGCGAGCAGGAGCTCGATTTCCACGGCGTGTACCGGCTGCCGCCCGATGGCGGACCGTTGCAATGCCTGGCCCGGCTGGACCACCCCAACGGGCTGGCGTTTTCGCCAGATGAGCGGGTGTTGTATATCTCGCAGACGCCGGAGCATGGCCCCGGCACAGCGGAGATCACCGCCTTCGATTGGCACGATGGTGCACTGCACGATCCGCGCCGCTTTGCGGTGGTGCCCGAGGGCATTGCCGATGGCTTCTGCGTGGATGATCAGGGCTGGCTGTGGAGCAGCTCGGCCACCGGCATTTGCATCTTCGATGCCGCCGGGCGCCTGCTCGGGCAGGTGCCCACTCCGCAGACCGCCTCCAACTGCACGTTCGACCCACCCCAGCAGCGGCTCTTCATCACCGGTGGCAGTTCGCTGTGGATGCTGCAATTGCAGGGAAAATAA
- the glnE gene encoding bifunctional [glutamate--ammonia ligase]-adenylyl-L-tyrosine phosphorylase/[glutamate--ammonia-ligase] adenylyltransferase has protein sequence MSLPIASASAALTALIERAVARVRQALPAGQPQPDEAVGQQLAQLALASDFALETLARQPALLAHLAQADPPPLPLPVLDPAQPQQWPVQLRRYRAAASTRLVWRDVFGLDGVEATLAGTTSLAETCLQIGLQALEQQFASRHGQVIADDGSVQRLVVFGLGKLGGGELNFSSDVDLVYAYPQGGQSDGPRPLAAEEYFARLGQQLAKLLDETTAEGFSHRVDLRLRPFGSAGRVALSFTGMDQYFQREGRDWERYAWLKARAVAGDIAAGEAWLESLRPFVYRRYLDFTALDGLREMKAAITAEVARHDRLDDIKRGPGGIREIEFLAQSLQLIRAGREPALRERRLLPALKALVAAGQIEPDTGAALAEAYRFLRRLENRLQMLRDAQTHALPQAPLDCERIALGLGYADWQALLDALAPHRAQVAAEFAELLAPRVRTTAPDALADYWRALPDGDAAPLLGIGLHDPGSAHQVLGDFAQSSGVRALSDTARARLDRVVPALLHAATRGSQPDAAVRRMLGLLQATLRRTSYLALLDEQPSALARLVDVLSRSALLAERLAAYPLLLDELLDTRIGGALPDRAALQAACADTVHIEDTEAALRELNERRLALSFRIALATLDGRQQAVESTRQLAWLAEAVVQTVLQLARRELLAAHGQVPGGTFAIVGYGSLGGLELGFGSDLDLVFLYDHPREVEHSDGKRPLEAGRWFARLAQKVMALLAAETGAGRLYDIDVRLRPDGGKGALVSSLASYREYQRERAWTWEHQALVRARAVAGDAALCDAFAQVRRDTLTRVRDVALLHEDVRKMRTRMRAELDRSDAGRLDLKQGAGGLVDLEFLLQAGVLGQAAQHPPLLQVCDTPALIDALVQAQWLPGAAAQALHDAHATLVEAGLACTLDRRPRLIAPTPAIQHARSSIFNAARAQGLEFPAGKDVAAL, from the coding sequence ATGTCGCTTCCCATCGCATCCGCCTCTGCTGCGTTGACCGCCCTGATCGAACGGGCCGTGGCGCGTGTCCGCCAGGCGCTGCCCGCCGGGCAGCCGCAGCCCGATGAGGCTGTCGGCCAGCAGCTGGCGCAGCTCGCGCTCGCCAGCGACTTCGCGCTGGAGACCCTGGCGCGTCAGCCGGCGCTGCTTGCGCATCTGGCACAGGCCGACCCGCCACCATTGCCGCTGCCCGTCCTGGACCCGGCGCAACCGCAGCAGTGGCCGGTGCAGCTGCGTCGCTACCGCGCCGCCGCGTCCACCCGGCTGGTGTGGCGCGATGTCTTCGGCCTGGACGGCGTGGAGGCCACCCTGGCCGGCACCACCAGCCTGGCAGAAACCTGCCTGCAGATCGGCCTGCAGGCGCTGGAGCAGCAGTTCGCCAGCCGCCATGGGCAGGTGATTGCCGACGACGGCAGCGTGCAGCGGCTGGTGGTGTTCGGCCTGGGCAAGCTGGGCGGCGGCGAGCTGAATTTTTCGTCGGACGTGGACCTGGTGTACGCCTACCCGCAGGGCGGCCAGTCCGACGGACCACGCCCGCTGGCGGCGGAGGAATATTTCGCGCGGCTGGGTCAGCAACTGGCCAAGCTGCTGGACGAAACCACCGCCGAGGGCTTCAGTCACCGCGTGGACCTGCGCCTGCGTCCATTCGGCAGTGCCGGGCGCGTGGCCTTGTCGTTTACCGGCATGGACCAGTATTTCCAGCGCGAAGGCCGCGATTGGGAGCGCTATGCCTGGCTCAAGGCGCGCGCGGTGGCGGGCGATATCGCCGCCGGCGAGGCCTGGCTGGAGAGCTTGCGGCCCTTCGTCTACCGCCGCTATCTGGATTTCACCGCGCTCGATGGCCTGCGCGAAATGAAGGCCGCCATCACCGCCGAGGTTGCGCGACACGACCGGCTGGACGACATCAAACGCGGGCCGGGCGGCATTCGCGAGATCGAATTCCTGGCGCAATCGCTGCAGTTGATCCGCGCCGGGCGCGAGCCGGCCCTGCGCGAGCGTCGGCTGCTGCCCGCGCTTAAGGCGCTGGTCGCTGCGGGCCAGATCGAACCCGATACCGGCGCGGCGCTGGCCGAGGCGTACCGGTTCCTGCGCCGGCTGGAAAACCGCCTGCAGATGCTGCGCGATGCACAGACCCATGCCCTGCCGCAGGCGCCGCTGGACTGCGAGCGCATCGCGCTGGGCCTGGGCTATGCGGATTGGCAGGCATTGCTGGACGCACTGGCACCGCATCGCGCGCAGGTGGCCGCCGAGTTCGCCGAACTGCTGGCACCACGCGTGCGCACCACCGCCCCCGATGCGCTGGCCGATTACTGGCGCGCGCTGCCCGATGGCGATGCCGCGCCGCTGCTGGGTATCGGGTTGCACGATCCGGGCAGCGCGCACCAGGTGCTGGGCGACTTTGCGCAGTCCTCCGGCGTGCGTGCCCTGTCCGACACCGCGCGTGCGCGGCTGGACCGCGTGGTGCCGGCGTTGCTGCATGCCGCCACCCGGGGCAGCCAGCCCGATGCGGCGGTACGGCGCATGCTGGGCCTGCTGCAGGCCACCTTGCGCCGCACCAGCTATCTGGCGCTGCTGGACGAACAGCCCAGCGCGCTTGCGCGGCTGGTGGACGTGCTCTCGCGCAGCGCGCTGCTGGCCGAGCGCCTGGCGGCCTATCCGCTGCTGCTGGACGAACTGCTGGACACCCGCATCGGCGGCGCGCTACCCGATCGTGCCGCGCTGCAGGCCGCCTGCGCCGACACCGTGCACATCGAGGACACCGAAGCGGCCCTGCGCGAGCTCAACGAACGCCGGCTGGCGCTGAGTTTCCGCATTGCGCTGGCCACGCTCGACGGCCGCCAGCAGGCGGTGGAAAGCACCCGCCAGCTGGCCTGGCTTGCCGAGGCAGTGGTGCAGACGGTGCTGCAGCTGGCGCGCAGGGAACTGTTGGCCGCGCACGGGCAGGTGCCGGGCGGCACATTCGCCATCGTGGGCTACGGCAGCCTGGGCGGGCTGGAGCTGGGGTTCGGCTCGGACCTGGATCTGGTGTTTCTTTACGACCACCCACGCGAGGTCGAACACTCCGACGGCAAGCGGCCGCTGGAAGCCGGGCGCTGGTTCGCGCGGTTGGCGCAAAAGGTGATGGCATTGCTCGCTGCCGAAACCGGCGCCGGCCGGCTGTACGACATCGATGTGCGGCTGCGTCCGGACGGCGGCAAGGGCGCGTTGGTGTCGTCTCTGGCCAGCTACCGCGAGTACCAGCGCGAGCGCGCGTGGACCTGGGAGCATCAGGCGCTGGTGCGTGCCCGCGCGGTCGCCGGCGATGCCGCGCTGTGCGATGCGTTCGCACAGGTGCGCCGCGACACGCTCACCCGCGTACGCGACGTCGCGCTGCTGCACGAGGACGTGCGCAAGATGCGCACGCGCATGCGCGCCGAACTGGATCGCAGCGATGCCGGGCGGCTGGATCTGAAGCAGGGCGCCGGCGGCCTGGTGGATCTGGAATTCCTGTTGCAGGCCGGTGTGCTGGGCCAGGCCGCGCAGCATCCGCCATTGCTGCAGGTGTGCGACACGCCCGCCTTGATCGATGCACTGGTGCAGGCGCAGTGGCTGCCCGGCGCCGCCGCGCAGGCGCTGCACGATGCGCATGCCACCCTGGTGGAGGCCGGGCTGGCCTGCACGCTGGACCGGCGCCCGCGCCTGATCGCGCCCACGCCGGCCATCCAGCACGCGCGCAGCAGCATCTTCAACGCTGCGCGTGCGCAGGGGCTGGAATTTCCCGCCGGCAAGGATGTGGCTGCGTTATAG
- a CDS encoding nitrilase-related carbon-nitrogen hydrolase, which yields MESIVQPAPMPWSRLLPASLAAGAALWFGVGLTPAWWWAWLAPVPLLWLALSIERSGQARLAVAIATLLAATHYTAYFAVVMPLPAAVIATLGMAAVWHVVVMGTRRLVRRLRNGWSVLAYPLLWVTLDLLMARLLPDGNWGSPAYSQAGVLPLLQLTSLAGVSGLLFVLCLLPSLLALLLWRGHRVRRPALLVGTVMLLLASASGYGLWQLQTPATGTPMKIGLASIDEAINASATPAYWQPIRNRYDVLVGELAAQGAHLVVLPEKIAVLPTAELARWQAHFALLARTHRLWLVVGVGEHGAHPRNLAWLFDPQGTQVLSYDKHILAPPERAQQYATGTHYALQTIGDARFGLAICKDMLFARLARANGQRNAAMMLVPAWDFGYHDAWMSAHMTVLRGVENGYAVVRSAREGWLIASDAQGRVLLQAASAPMPGASALVSVPVGAQRATLYTRVGDLFGALCVLAALLLVAAAYRRRASPPPESAR from the coding sequence ATGGAATCGATCGTGCAGCCTGCGCCGATGCCGTGGTCACGCCTGTTGCCGGCCTCGCTCGCCGCCGGTGCGGCGCTGTGGTTCGGGGTCGGTCTCACGCCTGCATGGTGGTGGGCGTGGCTGGCGCCGGTGCCGTTGCTATGGCTGGCCCTGTCGATCGAACGCAGCGGCCAGGCGCGGCTGGCGGTGGCGATCGCCACGCTGCTGGCCGCCACGCACTACACGGCCTACTTCGCCGTGGTGATGCCGCTGCCGGCTGCCGTGATCGCCACGCTGGGCATGGCAGCGGTGTGGCATGTGGTGGTGATGGGCACGCGCCGCCTGGTGCGGCGGTTGCGCAATGGCTGGAGTGTGCTGGCCTACCCGCTGCTGTGGGTCACGCTGGATCTGCTGATGGCGCGGCTGCTGCCCGATGGCAACTGGGGCAGCCCTGCCTATAGCCAGGCAGGGGTGCTGCCCTTGCTGCAGCTCACCTCATTGGCGGGCGTGTCCGGGTTGTTGTTCGTGCTGTGCCTGCTGCCATCGCTGCTGGCGCTGCTGCTGTGGCGTGGTCACCGGGTGCGTCGCCCGGCGCTGCTGGTGGGAACCGTCATGCTGCTGTTGGCGTCGGCCAGCGGTTATGGCCTGTGGCAGCTGCAGACGCCGGCGACGGGCACGCCGATGAAGATCGGCCTGGCCTCCATCGACGAGGCCATCAACGCATCGGCCACGCCGGCGTACTGGCAACCGATCCGCAACCGCTACGACGTGCTGGTCGGCGAGCTGGCCGCGCAAGGCGCACACCTGGTGGTGCTGCCGGAAAAGATCGCGGTGCTGCCAACGGCGGAGCTGGCGCGCTGGCAGGCGCATTTTGCGTTGCTGGCGCGCACGCACCGGCTCTGGCTGGTGGTCGGTGTGGGCGAACACGGCGCACATCCCCGCAATCTGGCCTGGCTGTTCGATCCGCAGGGCACGCAAGTGTTGAGCTACGACAAGCACATCCTGGCACCGCCGGAGCGCGCGCAGCAGTACGCCACCGGCACGCACTACGCGCTACAGACCATCGGCGATGCGCGGTTTGGCCTGGCGATCTGCAAGGACATGTTGTTCGCGCGGCTGGCACGCGCCAATGGCCAGCGCAACGCGGCGATGATGCTGGTGCCGGCGTGGGACTTCGGCTATCACGATGCCTGGATGTCGGCGCACATGACGGTGCTACGCGGCGTCGAAAACGGCTATGCAGTGGTGCGCAGCGCGCGCGAAGGCTGGCTGATCGCCAGCGATGCGCAGGGCCGCGTGCTGCTGCAGGCCGCCAGCGCACCGATGCCCGGGGCCAGCGCACTGGTCAGCGTCCCGGTGGGCGCGCAACGAGCCACGCTGTATACCCGGGTGGGCGACCTGTTCGGCGCGTTGTGCGTGCTGGCGGCGCTGCTGCTGGTTGCGGCGGCGTATCGCCGCAGAGCGTCTCCACCGCCGGAATCTGCGCGCTGA
- a CDS encoding IS4 family transposase, translating into MSLFASALRETLPRVPDRLDQLSTLIEPAWIEQALATSGKASIRRRKLPAEHAVWLVIGLALFRDRPLWQVVQQLDLSLDAQALPAPSASVQARQRLGEEPLAELFGLLTRAWSRTPVDTQRPLRVLAVDGVVWAAPDTAENRADLGSCSNQHGPLSWPQIRATCLMDTHSHELLDAKLGGMDCGELSLAAQLQGQDHSVTLFDRAYFSAAFLLDWQAAGTQRHWLMRARDNLRHEIVEQLAPGDARIRMPVSPQARKARPELPSHWQARLIEVSVGGRLRRFITSLPCPHTHPAHALAELYRQRWEIELGFREIKQSLQEGEPVLRSKQPALVRQELWGVLIAYTLLRRWMREMAAHAKVEPQRISFHTASYAIVNLLAVPSLDSAGTLPRQLTALLAQSRHFVLPPRRTERSFPRVVKNRTSKFPTKNANQR; encoded by the coding sequence ATGAGCCTGTTTGCGAGCGCTCTGCGCGAGACGTTACCGCGAGTCCCTGATCGACTCGACCAACTCAGCACATTGATAGAGCCGGCCTGGATCGAGCAGGCGCTGGCGACTAGCGGCAAGGCGTCGATCCGGCGGCGCAAGCTGCCGGCCGAGCATGCCGTGTGGCTGGTGATCGGACTGGCGCTGTTTCGTGACCGACCACTGTGGCAGGTGGTGCAGCAGCTCGATCTGAGCCTGGACGCACAAGCGCTGCCCGCGCCGAGTGCCAGCGTGCAGGCCCGCCAGCGCCTGGGAGAAGAACCCCTGGCCGAACTGTTCGGTCTATTGACCCGGGCCTGGAGCCGCACACCGGTGGATACGCAGCGGCCACTGCGCGTGCTGGCGGTGGACGGCGTGGTCTGGGCAGCACCGGACACTGCGGAGAATCGAGCCGACCTCGGCAGCTGCAGCAACCAGCATGGTCCCTTGTCCTGGCCGCAGATTCGCGCCACCTGCCTGATGGATACCCACAGCCACGAGCTGCTCGACGCCAAGCTCGGCGGCATGGACTGCGGTGAACTGAGCCTGGCGGCGCAGCTGCAGGGCCAGGACCACTCGGTGACGCTATTTGACCGAGCGTACTTCTCGGCCGCGTTCCTGCTGGACTGGCAGGCTGCGGGCACGCAGCGTCACTGGCTGATGCGGGCCCGGGACAACCTGCGCCATGAGATCGTCGAACAACTCGCGCCCGGCGATGCACGCATCCGCATGCCGGTCTCGCCACAAGCGCGCAAGGCACGTCCGGAATTGCCCAGCCACTGGCAGGCGCGCCTGATCGAGGTCAGCGTAGGTGGGCGGCTACGGCGCTTCATCACCTCGTTGCCGTGTCCCCACACGCATCCAGCCCATGCCTTGGCCGAGCTCTATCGCCAGCGCTGGGAGATCGAGTTGGGATTCCGCGAGATCAAGCAATCGCTGCAGGAGGGCGAACCGGTACTGCGCAGCAAGCAGCCCGCGCTGGTGCGCCAGGAACTGTGGGGCGTGCTGATCGCCTACACACTGCTGCGGCGCTGGATGCGAGAGATGGCCGCTCACGCCAAGGTGGAGCCCCAGCGCATCAGCTTCCACACAGCCAGCTATGCCATCGTCAACCTGCTGGCGGTCCCGAGCCTGGATTCGGCGGGCACCCTGCCCAGGCAACTGACGGCCTTGTTGGCACAGTCCAGGCACTTCGTGCTGCCACCACGCCGCACCGAACGAAGCTTCCCCAGAGTCGTCAAGAACCGCACTTCGAAGTTTCCTACGAAAAATGCCAATCAGCGTTAA
- a CDS encoding malonic semialdehyde reductase, giving the protein MSDSLNAAALDQLFRTARTQNAFADTPVSQDVLRELYELVKWGPTAANSGPARFVFVTSAEGKAKLKPALSEGNAAKTLAAPVTVIVAHDEDFHEKLPYLFPHADAKSWFDGPREGRAESAFRNGSLQGAYLILAARALGLDAGPMSGFDNAKVDAAFFAGTPIKSNFLINLGYGDPAGLFPRSPRLSFDEAARFE; this is encoded by the coding sequence ATGTCCGACTCGCTCAACGCCGCCGCACTGGATCAGCTGTTCCGCACCGCCCGCACGCAGAACGCGTTTGCCGACACGCCGGTCAGCCAGGACGTGCTGCGCGAGCTCTATGAGCTGGTCAAGTGGGGCCCCACGGCGGCCAATAGCGGCCCGGCGCGCTTCGTGTTCGTGACCAGCGCCGAAGGCAAGGCCAAGCTGAAACCGGCGCTGTCCGAAGGCAACGCCGCCAAGACCCTGGCCGCACCGGTGACGGTGATCGTGGCGCACGACGAAGACTTCCACGAAAAGCTGCCGTACCTGTTCCCGCATGCCGATGCCAAGAGCTGGTTCGACGGCCCGCGTGAAGGGCGCGCCGAATCGGCGTTCCGCAACGGCTCGCTACAGGGCGCCTATCTGATCCTGGCTGCGCGCGCGCTGGGTCTGGATGCCGGCCCGATGTCCGGCTTCGACAACGCCAAGGTGGACGCGGCGTTTTTTGCCGGCACGCCGATCAAGTCCAATTTCCTGATCAACCTCGGCTACGGCGACCCGGCCGGGCTGTTCCCGCGCTCGCCGCGCCTGAGCTTCGATGAAGCGGCGCGCTTTGAGTGA
- a CDS encoding VUT family protein: MSTAPTPQFAPLTARALTWAVLAMGAVVLLSNMLVQYPINDWLTWGAFSYPLAFLVSNLINRRFGPWAARTVAWCGFALAVLLSVWLATPRIAAASCTAFIAAQLLDITVFDRLRHGNWWRAPIVATTCSATLDTAIFWSIAFAGASLPWLSWAAGDLAVKLGMGVFLLGPFRALLWRSAPRPHA, encoded by the coding sequence ATGTCCACTGCCCCCACGCCGCAGTTCGCACCGCTCACCGCCCGCGCTCTGACCTGGGCGGTGCTGGCGATGGGCGCGGTGGTGCTGCTGTCCAACATGCTGGTGCAATACCCGATCAACGACTGGCTGACCTGGGGCGCATTCTCGTATCCACTGGCATTTCTGGTCAGCAATCTGATCAACCGTCGCTTCGGGCCGTGGGCCGCGCGTACGGTGGCCTGGTGCGGGTTTGCACTGGCGGTGCTGCTGTCGGTTTGGCTGGCGACGCCGCGCATCGCGGCTGCCTCGTGCACGGCGTTCATCGCGGCGCAATTGCTCGACATCACCGTGTTCGACCGGCTGCGGCACGGCAATTGGTGGCGCGCGCCGATCGTGGCCACCACCTGCAGCGCCACGCTGGACACCGCGATTTTCTGGAGTATTGCCTTCGCCGGTGCGTCATTGCCCTGGCTGAGCTGGGCCGCGGGCGATCTGGCGGTGAAGCTCGGCATGGGCGTGTTCCTGCTCGGGCCGTTCCGCGCATTGCTCTGGCGCAGTGCACCGCGCCCGCATGCCTGA
- a CDS encoding 3-deoxy-7-phosphoheptulonate synthase gives MPPVTDDLRIRKIEALAPPSQLLALLPCDERASETVTQSRAALHEILHGRDDRLAVVIGPCSIHDPVAAMDYAQRLRPLRDQFGDALEIVMRVYFEKPRTTIGWKGLINDPDLDGSFQINKGLRVARGLLRDINNLGLPAGVEFLDIISPQYIADLVAWGAIGARTTESQVHREMASGLSCPVGFKNGTGGDVKIAVDAVGAASHPHHFLAVTKDGHTAVAATAGNPDCHVILRGGKVPNFDAASVEAASQVLNKSGLPARLMIDASHANSSKNPENQPKVVQDIAAQLEGGETRIVGVMVESHLVGGRQELVPGCELTYGQSITDGCIDWDSSVQVLQRLATAVRTRRARRIDEAA, from the coding sequence ATGCCGCCTGTGACCGATGACCTGCGTATCCGCAAGATCGAAGCCCTTGCCCCTCCCTCGCAGCTGCTGGCGCTGCTGCCCTGCGACGAACGCGCCTCCGAGACCGTGACCCAGTCGCGGGCCGCGCTGCATGAGATCCTGCATGGCCGCGACGACCGCCTGGCAGTGGTGATCGGGCCCTGCTCGATCCACGACCCGGTGGCCGCGATGGACTACGCGCAACGTCTGCGCCCGTTGCGCGACCAGTTCGGCGATGCGCTGGAGATCGTGATGCGGGTGTACTTCGAAAAGCCGCGCACCACCATCGGCTGGAAGGGCCTGATCAACGATCCGGATCTGGACGGCAGTTTCCAGATCAACAAGGGCCTGCGCGTGGCGCGTGGCCTGCTGCGCGACATCAACAACCTGGGCCTGCCGGCCGGCGTCGAGTTTCTCGACATCATCTCGCCGCAGTACATCGCCGACCTGGTGGCCTGGGGCGCAATCGGCGCGCGCACGACCGAAAGCCAGGTGCATCGCGAAATGGCCTCGGGGCTGTCGTGCCCGGTGGGGTTCAAGAACGGCACCGGCGGCGACGTCAAGATTGCGGTGGACGCGGTGGGCGCGGCCTCGCATCCGCACCATTTCCTGGCCGTGACCAAGGACGGCCACACCGCGGTGGCGGCCACGGCCGGCAACCCGGATTGCCACGTGATCCTGCGCGGCGGCAAGGTGCCCAATTTCGATGCGGCCAGTGTGGAGGCGGCCAGCCAGGTGCTGAATAAATCCGGCCTGCCGGCGCGCCTGATGATCGATGCCAGCCACGCCAACAGCAGCAAGAATCCCGAGAACCAGCCCAAGGTGGTCCAGGACATCGCAGCGCAGCTGGAAGGCGGCGAAACGCGCATTGTCGGCGTCATGGTCGAAAGCCATCTGGTCGGCGGCCGCCAGGAACTGGTTCCCGGGTGCGAGCTGACTTACGGCCAGAGCATCACCGATGGCTGCATCGACTGGGACTCCTCGGTGCAGGTACTGCAACGGCTGGCGACGGCGGTGCGCACGCGTCGCGCACGCCGCATCGATGAGGCTGCGTGA
- a CDS encoding mitochondrial fission ELM1 family protein, whose protein sequence is MGLTWALSDGRAGNARQAEALARALHPDAFEPIHLHARAPWRWAAPRLLPGAQQAFGAGFARHLQQPPALAIGCGRQAALATRLLRAGGSRSVQILDPRLDPRHWDLLVVPEHDALRGENVLTLLGSLHPVDDAWLAAGRDAFPALGGLPGPRLALLVGGPTAQVPWTPPALAALCAGLSAQLRAVGGSLLVTLSRRTPANAIAPLRAACAGLPHLLWCDGRDGPNPYAGLLGWADAIVATADSVNLLSEACATRVPVAAAFGDLANGRVGSYLHALRERQRLHDADEVLGAGADIPPVRETARIAEQVRARLSP, encoded by the coding sequence ATGGGGCTGACCTGGGCGCTGAGCGACGGCCGCGCCGGCAATGCGCGCCAGGCCGAAGCGCTGGCGCGTGCGCTGCACCCCGATGCCTTCGAGCCGATCCATCTGCATGCCCGCGCGCCCTGGCGCTGGGCCGCGCCGCGCCTGCTGCCCGGCGCGCAGCAGGCGTTTGGCGCGGGGTTCGCCCGGCACCTGCAGCAGCCGCCTGCATTGGCCATTGGCTGCGGGCGGCAGGCAGCGCTGGCCACCCGGCTGCTGCGCGCCGGTGGCAGCCGCAGCGTGCAGATCCTGGATCCGCGCCTGGATCCGCGCCACTGGGACCTGCTGGTGGTGCCCGAGCACGACGCGCTGCGCGGCGAGAACGTGCTCACCCTGCTCGGCAGCCTGCATCCGGTGGACGATGCCTGGCTGGCGGCCGGGCGGGACGCGTTCCCCGCGCTGGGCGGCTTGCCCGGCCCGCGGCTGGCCCTGCTGGTCGGTGGGCCCACCGCGCAGGTGCCGTGGACGCCACCGGCGCTGGCGGCGCTGTGCGCAGGCTTGAGCGCGCAGCTGCGCGCGGTGGGCGGCAGCCTGCTGGTCACCCTTTCGCGCCGCACGCCAGCCAACGCCATCGCCCCGCTGCGCGCCGCCTGCGCCGGCCTGCCGCATCTGCTGTGGTGCGACGGGCGCGATGGCCCCAACCCGTATGCCGGCCTGCTGGGCTGGGCCGACGCGATCGTGGCCACCGCCGATTCGGTCAACCTGCTCTCCGAAGCCTGCGCCACGCGCGTGCCGGTGGCCGCGGCATTCGGCGACCTGGCAAACGGGCGCGTGGGCTCCTACCTACACGCACTGCGGGAGCGCCAGCGGTTACACGACGCCGATGAAGTTCTCGGCGCCGGAGCCGATATCCCCCCGGTACGCGAGACCGCGCGCATCGCCGAGCAGGTGCGTGCGCGCCTGTCGCCCTGA
- a CDS encoding YceI family protein, with protein sequence MKTTHKLLLPLALTLAIAACSKPADNAATPAAETPAATAPTETAAAPAPAAAESTASTAPAVQVASGTYTLDPSHTDVIAQWSHFGFSNPSAHFGNVDGTLVYDAADVTKSTVQVTLPLSGLNSFTAKFDEHLKSGDFFDAAKFPSATFKSTKVESAGNNKLTVTGDLTIKDQTKPVVLDVTLNGAGEHPMKKVPAAGFDATTTIKRSDFGLGQYAPNVSDEVKIRITTEALQAKAGEAAAAK encoded by the coding sequence ATGAAGACCACTCACAAGCTGTTGCTGCCGCTCGCCCTGACCCTGGCCATTGCCGCCTGCTCCAAGCCGGCCGACAACGCCGCCACTCCGGCCGCCGAGACCCCGGCCGCCACTGCGCCGACCGAGACCGCTGCTGCGCCGGCACCGGCCGCTGCCGAATCGACGGCCTCGACTGCACCGGCCGTGCAGGTCGCCTCCGGCACCTACACCCTGGACCCGAGCCACACCGACGTGATCGCGCAGTGGAGCCACTTCGGCTTCTCCAACCCGAGTGCGCACTTCGGCAATGTCGACGGCACCCTGGTGTACGACGCCGCCGACGTGACCAAGTCCACCGTGCAGGTCACCCTGCCGCTGTCCGGCTTGAACAGCTTCACCGCCAAGTTCGACGAACACCTGAAGAGCGGTGACTTCTTCGACGCGGCCAAGTTCCCGAGCGCCACCTTCAAGAGCACCAAGGTGGAGTCGGCCGGCAACAACAAGCTGACCGTCACCGGCGATCTGACCATCAAGGATCAGACCAAGCCGGTGGTGCTGGACGTCACCCTCAACGGTGCCGGCGAGCACCCGATGAAAAAGGTGCCGGCAGCTGGTTTCGATGCCACCACCACGATCAAGCGCAGCGACTTCGGCCTGGGCCAGTACGCCCCGAACGTCAGCGACGAAGTGAAGATCCGCATCACCACCGAAGCCCTGCAGGCCAAGGCGGGTGAGGCTGCCGCGGCGAAGTAA